ATTACACCTCCTTTGGTCGGTATGTGTACGCCGTGGGAAACTCTGAGCAGGCCACCAGCCTCAGTGGGGTAAAAGTTTACTGGGTTAAAACCTTCTGTTTTGTCCTGTCTAGAATATCTGCTGCTCTGGCTTCCTTCATCCTTGTGGCCCGAATGTTCAGCGGCGACCCCACCATCGGTACCCCTTATCAGCTCCAGATTATTGCTGCCTGTGTGGTCGGCGGTACGGCCCTCACCGGGGGAGTGGGCGGGATTTTCAACACCCTTCTTGGCACCTTTGTGGTAGCCCTCATCGGTAACGGCCTTAATGTGGTGGGTGTCAACGTCTACTATCAGCTTGTCGTCACGGGAACCATTACCATGGTGGCGGTGGTTTTGACTCTCGACCGGTCCAAGGTTCTGGTGGTGAAGTAATTTCAAAAAGAGCGGGACATATCTTTGGTTGAAAACAGTATCTCATGACGAAATGCTACTCGAAAAAAATGGAGCGGAAAACGGGATTTGAACCCGCGACCCTCGGCTTGGGAAGCCGATGCTCTACCCCTGAGCTATTTCCGCCCTTGCCAATATTATATCGAATCTCCTCATTTTTGCAAGAGTTGTGTGATTCTATGTCAATAATTATGGAATCAGCCTCTGAGGATGGTGTCCAAGGAGTATCTTCTTGGTGAAGCGTATCCCTTTTCTGTTGTAAACATAGGACCGTGGTGGGTTTCAAAAGCAAAGTTATGGAGTTATTCTTTGGAGTAGGCCCGTTTTTTAATCCACTCAGCGATGTCTTGGACCAGGTTTCCGTCAACATGATTCGGTGTTTCGTATTCTTGAGGACTTGGAGTACCTTTTCCTGGGCAGAGTAGATGGTTCAGAGAAGGGTAGCACTGAAAAGAAACTGCCAGTTTCGACACCAGTGTTTCTTTCCAAAGATTCCAGTCTTTTTCGGTTACCTGATAATCTCTTCCTCCCTGGATAATAAGAATTGGTACAAGAATTTTCTGGGCACTTTTCAGAGGATTGATGTCCATGAGGCTATAAAAATAGATTGCGTGTCCCCCTAACTCGGTGACGATTTCTTCTGGTGCAAAGATCCTTTGGTTGATGCCTTCAACGGCTTTTTGGATCGCTTTCAATTGCTGGGTTTCGTCTGAAGCCAGAACACCATCCAGGGAAAACACATATTCCATTTGTTCTGGGATGAGCTGGTGTAAAGGTCTTGCTGGAGCAGCGCAAAGGATGATTCCTTTCAGTTTTCCATCGCGAAAAGCTATTTCCGGAGCAAGATAGCCCCCGAGACTGTGTCCAAAAAGGAATACCTTTTCGGGGTCAATTTCCGGTTGCCTGCTTAGAAACTGCAGGGCTTGTAAGGTATCGGTGATCACTTCTTCTTCAACGGTGAATCTGGATATTTCCGGTGAGGAAGAAATTTTCATGCCATAAACGTATGTTCTTTTGTCGTATCGTAACGTTGCTACGCCCTGTGTGGCGAGTCCCCAGGCTATATCCCGAAAGGGTTTGTTGCCCATGACGGTTTCGTCACGG
This sequence is a window from Atribacterota bacterium. Protein-coding genes within it:
- a CDS encoding ABC transporter permease — translated: MGFSLFVLFLVIQYYTSFGRYVYAVGNSEQATSLSGVKVYWVKTFCFVLSRISAALASFILVARMFSGDPTIGTPYQLQIIAACVVGGTALTGGVGGIFNTLLGTFVVALIGNGLNVVGVNVYYQLVVTGTITMVAVVLTLDRSKVLVVK
- a CDS encoding alpha/beta fold hydrolase, yielding MKTKIIYIIALGFLLSSTFLEYSQANSSENPTLFLTLLKEERYEEAYKMEDQKMQELLPQHTLQKMWENMKKNLGKLMSFETRATTTKDGYLVANILCRFEKMTLLAQVAIDSEGKVASLYFLPYTEHQYTLPPYVDQDRFSEREITFGVPEWELPGTLTIPREKGPFPAVVLVHGSGPNDRDETVMGNKPFRDIAWGLATQGVATLRYDKRTYVYGMKISSSPEISRFTVEEEVITDTLQALQFLSRQPEIDPEKVFLFGHSLGGYLAPEIAFRDGKLKGIILCAAPARPLHQLIPEQMEYVFSLDGVLASDETQQLKAIQKAVEGINQRIFAPEEIVTELGGHAIYFYSLMDINPLKSAQKILVPILIIQGGRDYQVTEKDWNLWKETLVSKLAVSFQCYPSLNHLLCPGKGTPSPQEYETPNHVDGNLVQDIAEWIKKRAYSKE